The genomic segment GCGTCATCAGCCGCTCGACCGAAAAGCCTTCCAGTTTGTAGTTGCGCAGGGCAGAGACCTTGGGCTGGTTGATCCCGAGCCTCCCGGCGGCAGCGGCTTGGCTCAGGCGAGCGCGGTCGATCACCGCGTTCAGAGCGTAGGCGAGCCTGAGCTTGGTCTGCCTCTCCTCCGCGTCGGCCATGCCCAGGTCAGCAAACACATTGCCGCTGCCGCGGGTGATCTCAGCTGCCATGCCTTTGCTAGCGGTCGTTCTCGCCATCACGGGCCTCGTCGTCCTGTCGGGCGAGCTTCAGCCGCCGCGCAATGAGTTCGATATCGCCGCGCGCGGTTCGGATCCCGCGCGGCGATATTTTCTGGAATGCGTGCAGCACGTGGACAGCGTGCCGGAAGCGCACCGTATAGACCGCCCGGTAGGTGTCGCAGTCGAATCGTCGACCATTTCGAACACGCCCGGCCCCTCGCCCTTCCAGGGCTTGGCGCGCGGATGCTCGCCGCGGAACTGCGCCAGCCCCAGCACATTGCCGATTTCGCGCTGCACCGGCAACGAAAGGCACACAGGCCCTCGTTCGATGAGCCCATCCAATGGAGCGGCTTTTCTCCGCTTACAAGTCGCGGCTGCATGACAATATCCCAATTTTGGGATGCGAACAACGGGAGTAAATGTTCTTTGTTTGTTCTTATCATGAAAAAGCCGAGGCCGGCAAGGGTTGAGACATCTGCTGGGGTTATTACTTCCCCCCAAACAGCCCGTTCAGCTCCGCGCCCTTGGTCGCCCCGCCGAATGCCGTGAACGTGCCCTGCTCGGCGATCTCGCGCGCGGCGCCGAGGAAGCCGGCCCAGGCGCAGCGCGCCAGCGAGCCGCCGACGCTGATGCGGCGGACGCCGAGGTCGGCGAGCAGCGGCACCGTCATGCTCGGCTGCGCGATCAACACGTTGAGCGGCTTCGGCGCCACCGCCTTCACCAGCGTGGTGATCTCGGCCTCGGTGGTGACGCCCGGCGCGTACAGGCAATCGGCGCCGGCCTCGGCGAACGCCACCAGCCGCGCGGCTGTCTTGGCGAGATCGCGCTCGCCCTTGAAGAAGCCTTCGCAGCGCGCCACCAGCACGACGTCCTCACCCGACGCGTCGATCGCCGCCCGCGCCGCCTTGATCCGCTCGGCGGCGAGCGCATCGTCGTAGAACGGCTGCGCCGGATCGGAGGTCGTATTCTCGATCGACAGCCCGGCGATGCCGGTGGCGATCGCGCGCGTCACATTGGCGGCGACGCCGTCGGGGCTGTCGGCAAAGCCGTTCTCGAAATCGGCATTGATCGGCAGATCCACCGCCGCGCACAGCGTCGTCAGATGCGCCAGCACGTCGTCGCAGCTCACCTGATTGTCCGCCCGCCCCGCCGACCACGCAAAGCCCGCACTGGTCGAGGCCAGCGCCTGAAACCCGAGCGACGCGAGCGCCCGCGCCGAGCCGACATCCCACGGATTCGGCAGCACGAAGCAGCCGGCCTCGTGCAGCTTGCGAAACGTGGCACGCTTGGCGGCGGTCGTGATCATTGGCGATCTCCCTGTGATGTTGGCTGTTGTTGGCGGGACGCTAGCACGGGGCCGACCGCGGCGTCGAAGCCGCCGACGACAGCCGAAGTGTCCCACCCTGCGACAGCCGCCACCACGCGCCTTAACGTTCCGAACGCAGCTGGAACAAAGCGGTGACGAATCACAGCGAATCGAGCTGGGCGGCAAGCAGCCGTCTGCATCTCGCCCCAGGTCGCCCATGCGAACACAAGCGCTGGGCGAGCCTGTTCACTCGCTCAGACGCGAAAGCGGGCCGAACGTTAACGGATCGCTCGCGGACGCCGGCCGTCTGGAGCGATCAAGGCTGCGCCTTCAAGCTGACCGTCGACTGAATTGTCCCGCTGACGTTGTAGCCGGTCGGCTGCTGGAGCTGCGGCGGTCGGCCCTCGATCTGCCGGACGTTGCTGTTGACGGAGTCCAGCTTGCAATCCTTGGCGATCGTACTGCGCAGCAGCTCGCATTCCCGCGCCGCCAGTTGAAATACGATCTTACGTGCCTGATCGAGCTTTTGCGGCAGCTCGTCCTCAGCACCGCTCCCGGACATGAAGAAGGAGAGCGTGGTCTGCACGCGAACCGGCGTGCCCTGCCCATCAGCGACAGCAGGCGCCGTCTGTGCGGCGACGGGACCGGCCAGCAACACAGAAGCGGCCGCGGCAAGATAGGAATACTTCAATGGTAACATTGACACATCCCCTGCGATCAGAAACGGCACGAACGTATCAGCGATGGATTGAGGCGGGATGAAGTACTCCGATGAATAACGCAAATGCCGAAGACGGATGGATTCATCGCACGTAAATTGGCCCTTGAGTTAGGACGCTAGCGCCTCGACGTTCGATCCTTTCGGAGATTTGACGAAAGCGACTTTCTGAAGTTCGTGTAAGGCGGATGATAGTAACGTCAGCCGCCATCGCTCAAACGGAGCGATGCGCTTCGCTACCGTGCACTATGGGCGTGGCGGCCGGAGTGATCATCGGCAGCCTCCCTGTCGTGTCGGCTGTTGTTTGACAGGACGCTAGCACGGCGCCCCTCGCAGCGTCGAAGCCACCGATGACAGCCGAGGTGTCCCACCCTGCGACAGCTGTCACCGCCCGCCTTAACGTTCCGAACGCAGCCGGAACAAAGCGGTGACGAATCACAGCGAATCGGGCCGCGCGGGAAGCCGCGAACTGCATGTCGCGAGGATGCGAGCGCCGACACACCAGGGATGGACCATGCGTAGACGCTGCACGATCATTCCGGGGTCAAGAACGTTAACGTGGGAGGGCCGGGACAGCGCGCCGGCGCTCAAGCGGAGTGAACGCACGGTGGACCAAACTGTCGATCATTCGCGAGCCGGTAGCCAAGCCTCTGCTCGATCCACCAGCCCCCTTTTCAACGGTTTTCTTTTGGATTTTCAGGACTTTAAATGCTATAAAGGGCAAGGAGAAAGTCCGATGTCCGGCCAACGAAATGCCACTGCAGACTTGATCGCCGACCTGGCTCGGCAGTACCGGGTTCAGCTCACCGCGACCGAATCCGATGTCCTCGCGCACCACATCAGCCGACTGGCGGGCGATGACGTTATCCTGGACGATATCGAGCAGACGTTGATGTCGCTGCAGCGCGCGGGACATTTGAGCCGGCGCGATCTGGTCCGCCTGCAGGCGCGCTACCTGCGCGAATCCAGGCCGTGACGTTCGATCCCTTCGGCGATTTTGACACGCAAGGCTATTTGCGCAATTTCGAGAAGGAGAAAGACCTCGGGATCGTGCGCCGGCTGGAGCATACGTCGTTCACAACTGGACTGCCCGAAGCGTTCGCGCACCTCGCTCAAGTTGATCTCATTCAATACGATCACGTTCTGGACACCCATCGCATTCTATTCGACGCGATCTATCCCTGGGCCGGAGAGGATCGCATGCAGACGGCTCCTTTGCTCGCCGTCAGCAAGGCTGGGGTCTTGTTTGCGCATCCTGCGGACATCCGCTCTGCGGTCGACTATGCGCTTGAGCATGGTCAGGACCGGGACTTCATGGCGGCCAGAGCGGGCGAGGTCATGGGCTATCTGGCCTACGGCCACCCGTTCCTCGACGGCAATGGTCGCACCATCATGGTCATTCACTCGGTGCTGTCGCAACGGGCCGGTTTCAGCATCAACTGGGCGAAAACCGACAAGACCGAGTATCTTCGTGCCTTGACCAAAGAACTCGAGACCCCAGGCAAGGGCATTCTCGACGGCTACCTGCAAGCGTTCATCGGAAAGCCGATCGCGTACGAACGCCTCGGAGATATCGTCCTCCAGACGCCGGGACTCGCCAGCAACGTGGAGGACACAAATGTCGTTGCGGGTAGTGCTTCCGAACCAGAGCTGCAGGCCCAGTACGAACAACAGAGAACGATGCGGACCAGCGGTTGAAACTCCGCTATGGCCGTAGAGGCGGTTATCAGTTTGAAGCTGGCGCCTATGCCACTCGCGCGCGGTTCATGAGGCGACGCTGAGGACCTCCAACTCCTGCGCCCCCTTCCCCACAACGTCGCCGACGCTCTTGCCCATCAGCAGCCGTGCTACCGGCGCAACGAACGAGATCGTGCCGGCGTTGGGGTCGGCTTCGTCTTCGCCGACGATGCGGTAGGTCTGGACGCGGCCGTCGGCGCGTCGGAAGGTGACGGTGGAGCCGAAGGCAATCTCATCGGTCGAGGACGGATCTGGCATCACTTGCGCGCTGCGCACACGTGCCGCGTAGTAGCGCGCGTCACGCAACGGGATCGCTTCGGCGCGGCGGCGTTCGTTGACGTCCTCGATCGCACCAGCGGCTTCGAGCGCGGCCTTCGCCTCCGCAAGCAGCCCCTCGAGCGCGGCCAGCCCGGCGGCGGTGACGAGGTTCGGATGCGGCGAGATCGGACGATCCGGCAGCACGGTCTCCGAGGCGGTCTCGGCACTGTCTTCCTTGGTGAAAGCGACGCTCAAGTTGGACTCCATTGACGGTCGCCGGACGGCGACCTGACGCAGTGACACAGCAGTCCTCGATCAAGAGGCGCGGACCAGTTCGGCAAACTCCCACCAGTGGATCTTGTTCGACATCCAATTCCAATCCGCCATCGGCGAGGTCGATGGCAGCACGTAGATCGACGTCGTTCCGATGCTCTCCTCATAACGCCCCAGGCCGACCCTGCGACCGACAAACCGCTTCGCAGCTTCCAGACTGGTGAAGGCGAGAAAGTCGGGGCGGTGCTCTTCGATCTTACGTCTGAGGACCACGCGATGTTCCGGCCGCGGCCGAACCTCATGATCGCTGCCGGCGACATCCTTGCACAGGTCCGTCAGGCCGATGCCAAATCTCGTCACCTCGCGAAACTCGTGGGGCGCCAGCTTTCGTGTCGTGAGGCCCGTTTCGCTGAGGACGCTCCAGAACTTGTTCCGGCCGTGCGCATAATAGCTTTGCGCCTTCTCCGACGCGCGGCCGGCGGCGGTGCCGCAGAACACAACTCTGAGGCCGCGCTGCAGAACATCAGGCAAGATCACTTTGGGCAGGCTCACCTGACCTTGCTGGCGCGCCTCCACTCAGTTCGCCCGCGTCCAGGTGGCGGACTTGCAGATCAGGCCGCCCATCGCGCAGCCCTGGGTGGTCAGCGTGCCGCCGGAGAGATTCATCTTGCCGATGTAGGTCTTGCCGTCCTCCGGATTGAAGGCACTGCCGGCCCAAGCGTCCGGGCCGGTCGGCTTCATGTCAAAGAAGATCTTCTGGCCGAGCTTGGCGGGCGTCTCGACGCCCGGCTTGAGCCACACCAGCGTGCCGCACACCGCGCCGCCGCAGGGCGCGAACTTGACCTTGGAGGCGCCGGTCTCGCGCAGCCAGGTGCCGGCGACGTCGTCGGCGCGAACGGCGGTGCCGCTCATGGCGGCGCCTAGCACGGCCAGCACCGCAGCGCCGAACGCGCGGCGACCGATCAAGAGCTGTCGCATTTTCCCTCCCCCCAACTTGAACGCGGCGCATCGCCGCCTGCAAGCCAGCCAATCGCGGGATGTGGCGCAAGTCAATCCGGGCGGATCGCCCCGCTAGCCGCGCGAGGGAGATCGGACGATGCGGTTTCGTCCCAGGTTCTTCGCCTCGTAAAGCAACGCATCCGCCGTCTCGAACAGACTGTGCGCCGTCTTGTCGGGCACGCACGTCGCGGTAACGACGCCGAGGCTCGCGGTGACGACTCGCGCGATCGGCGACGCTTCGTGCGGGATTGCCAGGTCGAGGATCGCCTCGCGAAGGGCCGTCGCGACCGCCAGCGCGCCGGCCTCATCGGTGTCCGGCAGGATGCAGACGAACTCCTCGCCGCCCCAGCGCGCCGCCAGATCGGCGGCCCTGAACATCCGCCTGTCGATCACTTCCGCGATGCGCTGCAGGCATCGATCGCCCTCCAGATGCCCGTAGCGGTCGTTGAAGGCCTTGAAGTGGTCGATGTCGAGCAGGATCAGCGACAGGGGGGCGCCGGAACGCATGTGCGTGGCGTAGCTGGTCGAGAGCACACCGTCGAAACGCCGGCGGTTTGCGATCGCCGTCAACTCGTCGGTGAGATTGGCCTGCACCAGTTTGCGGTGCATCTCCGCAAGCTGTTCGGCGGCTCGCTTGCGTTCGGTGATGTCGCGAACGATCGAGCAGTTCATCTTGCGGCCCAGACACTCGACGAAATTGACCGTCACCTCGACCGCAACGTCGACGCCGTCCTTGGTGCGGTTGACGGTTTCGAGCGTGAACGAGCCGCGGGACTCGACCTCGCGCCAATGGTCGCGCCAGATGTCGGCGTCGAACAGCGGATCGAGATCCAGCACCGTCATCGACAGGAACTCGGCCTGCGAGTAGCCGAGCAGCTTGGTCGCGGCCGCATTGACGAACATCACCCGCCCATGCTCGTCGAGCCAGATGATCATGTCGGCGATCCGGTCGATCGCATATTTGGCGAGCAGCGCGTTTTCGTTGAGGCACTCGCACAAGGTCACCTGGCACAGCGGCTCGGACGGGTGCGGCTGCCCGGGTCCGTCGTGTCCACGATCTGGCATATCTCGTATCAAGGTCGGAGCCCTTGTCGCAGTTGCGCGGGCGCCCCTCGCAGGGGCTCTCCATCGCGGCAAACGCATTGCTCGGACAAATACGTTACCAATGCGTCGCCGGTTCGGAGACCGGGCGCATCGTCCGCGGCATACTTAACCCGAGGTAAGCCCTTTAACCCGAGGTGAGCCCTACGCCGCCAGCACCGCTTCCAGCCGCGCCAGCACGGCGGCGATGTCGCTGGTGACGTCGGTCGCCGCGACCAGCGCGACGCGATAGTCGCGCGCTTCCAGCCACGCCTTGCGCATCGCCCGG from the Rhodopseudomonas palustris genome contains:
- a CDS encoding helix-turn-helix domain-containing protein, translated to MARTTASKGMAAEITRGSGNVFADLGMADAEERQTKLRLAYALNAVIDRARLSQAAAAGRLGINQPKVSALRNYKLEGFSVERLMTLLTTLDQDVEIVIRKKPRSRATARISVVAA
- a CDS encoding type II toxin-antitoxin system RelE/ParE family toxin produces the protein MPFVAGAARNRQCAGAGAVPRRASARQALEGRGAGRVRNGRRFDCDTYRAVYTVRFRHAVHVLHAFQKISPRGIRTARGDIELIARRLKLARQDDEARDGENDR
- a CDS encoding isocitrate lyase/PEP mutase family protein — encoded protein: MITTAAKRATFRKLHEAGCFVLPNPWDVGSARALASLGFQALASTSAGFAWSAGRADNQVSCDDVLAHLTTLCAAVDLPINADFENGFADSPDGVAANVTRAIATGIAGLSIENTTSDPAQPFYDDALAAERIKAARAAIDASGEDVVLVARCEGFFKGERDLAKTAARLVAFAEAGADCLYAPGVTTEAEITTLVKAVAPKPLNVLIAQPSMTVPLLADLGVRRISVGGSLARCAWAGFLGAAREIAEQGTFTAFGGATKGAELNGLFGGK
- a CDS encoding Fic/DOC family protein, which encodes MTFDPFGDFDTQGYLRNFEKEKDLGIVRRLEHTSFTTGLPEAFAHLAQVDLIQYDHVLDTHRILFDAIYPWAGEDRMQTAPLLAVSKAGVLFAHPADIRSAVDYALEHGQDRDFMAARAGEVMGYLAYGHPFLDGNGRTIMVIHSVLSQRAGFSINWAKTDKTEYLRALTKELETPGKGILDGYLQAFIGKPIAYERLGDIVLQTPGLASNVEDTNVVAGSASEPELQAQYEQQRTMRTSG
- the greA gene encoding transcription elongation factor GreA; translated protein: MSVAFTKEDSAETASETVLPDRPISPHPNLVTAAGLAALEGLLAEAKAALEAAGAIEDVNERRRAEAIPLRDARYYAARVRSAQVMPDPSSTDEIAFGSTVTFRRADGRVQTYRIVGEDEADPNAGTISFVAPVARLLMGKSVGDVVGKGAQELEVLSVAS
- a CDS encoding mismatch-specific DNA-glycosylase; amino-acid sequence: MEARQQGQVSLPKVILPDVLQRGLRVVFCGTAAGRASEKAQSYYAHGRNKFWSVLSETGLTTRKLAPHEFREVTRFGIGLTDLCKDVAGSDHEVRPRPEHRVVLRRKIEEHRPDFLAFTSLEAAKRFVGRRVGLGRYEESIGTTSIYVLPSTSPMADWNWMSNKIHWWEFAELVRAS
- a CDS encoding DUF2147 domain-containing protein; this encodes MRQLLIGRRAFGAAVLAVLGAAMSGTAVRADDVAGTWLRETGASKVKFAPCGGAVCGTLVWLKPGVETPAKLGQKIFFDMKPTGPDAWAGSAFNPEDGKTYIGKMNLSGGTLTTQGCAMGGLICKSATWTRAN
- a CDS encoding GGDEF domain-containing protein: MPDRGHDGPGQPHPSEPLCQVTLCECLNENALLAKYAIDRIADMIIWLDEHGRVMFVNAAATKLLGYSQAEFLSMTVLDLDPLFDADIWRDHWREVESRGSFTLETVNRTKDGVDVAVEVTVNFVECLGRKMNCSIVRDITERKRAAEQLAEMHRKLVQANLTDELTAIANRRRFDGVLSTSYATHMRSGAPLSLILLDIDHFKAFNDRYGHLEGDRCLQRIAEVIDRRMFRAADLAARWGGEEFVCILPDTDEAGALAVATALREAILDLAIPHEASPIARVVTASLGVVTATCVPDKTAHSLFETADALLYEAKNLGRNRIVRSPSRG